In Limibacter armeniacum, a single window of DNA contains:
- a CDS encoding FkbM family methyltransferase has product MIKELKRFYFKSKKGIWHLSPKVKCKYSWYGNDYGGFYVCDEILGENAIVYSFGIGLDISFDRTMIERYGCQVFGFDPTPKSIQWVSEQVLPDGFTFFDFGIANKTGYVDFNLPKNPDYVSGSAVVHSDVDSSKKVSVLLKSLVDITESLGHQKIDVLKMDIEGFEYKVIDSILSSPVEIDQILIEFHDRFFDKGIECSKKAVQKLSEAGYDIFAVSDSFEEVSFIRRDLIK; this is encoded by the coding sequence ATGATTAAAGAACTGAAGCGCTTTTATTTTAAGTCAAAGAAAGGTATTTGGCACCTCTCCCCTAAAGTGAAGTGTAAGTATTCATGGTATGGAAATGATTATGGAGGGTTTTATGTGTGTGATGAGATTTTAGGGGAAAATGCCATCGTTTACTCTTTTGGTATAGGACTGGATATCTCATTTGACAGGACCATGATTGAACGGTACGGCTGTCAGGTATTTGGGTTTGACCCAACACCAAAGTCTATCCAATGGGTAAGTGAACAAGTACTTCCTGATGGGTTTACCTTTTTTGACTTTGGAATTGCCAATAAAACCGGATATGTCGATTTCAATTTACCGAAGAACCCTGACTATGTTTCTGGCAGCGCTGTGGTACATTCAGATGTAGACAGCAGCAAAAAGGTTTCGGTATTGCTCAAGTCATTGGTTGATATTACCGAATCATTAGGACATCAGAAAATAGATGTACTCAAAATGGATATTGAAGGGTTTGAGTACAAAGTCATTGATTCCATTCTGAGTTCTCCAGTTGAAATTGATCAAATTTTGATCGAATTCCATGACCGATTCTTTGATAAAGGGATCGAATGCTCAAAGAAAGCTGTACAAAAGCTTAGTGAAGCAGGTTATGATATTTTTGCGGTTTCAGATTCATTTGAAGAAGTCTCATTTATACGTAGAGACTTGATAAAATAA
- the hisI gene encoding phosphoribosyl-AMP cyclohydrolase, which produces MDIEVTLDLKLQFEKRGGLLPAVVQDTDTQKVLMLGYVNEEAITQSIKTGYATFYSTSRQELWTKGKTSGDLLAVTEILVDCDQDAVLMKVRTLGEGACHTKNKEGKHRESCFYRKLTDIERKRLSVVEGEE; this is translated from the coding sequence ATGGATATAGAAGTTACACTCGACCTAAAACTACAATTTGAAAAAAGAGGTGGACTATTGCCTGCCGTTGTTCAAGACACAGACACTCAAAAAGTCTTGATGCTTGGTTATGTGAATGAAGAAGCTATTACGCAAAGTATCAAAACAGGTTATGCTACTTTTTACAGCACATCTAGACAAGAGCTTTGGACAAAAGGCAAAACGTCAGGAGACCTTTTAGCTGTGACTGAAATTTTGGTGGATTGTGATCAGGATGCAGTCCTGATGAAAGTAAGGACTTTGGGTGAGGGTGCATGCCATACCAAAAACAAGGAAGGCAAACATCGGGAATCTTGCTTTTACCGCAAATTGACAGACATTGAGAGAAAACGCCTATCAGTAGTTGAAGGTGAAGAATAA
- a CDS encoding VOC family protein, translating to MRQKINIITLGVTNLEKSLDFYEKGLGWKRSEASQGDIVFFQLGGIVLALYPKEKLAEDVTVPSNGNGFSGITIAYNTKSELEVDEVLKEVEMLGAKIIKPAQKVFWGGYSGYFSDPDGHLFEVAYNPFVAFDENDNLKL from the coding sequence ATGAGACAAAAAATAAATATTATAACACTCGGAGTCACAAACCTGGAAAAGTCACTTGATTTTTATGAAAAAGGATTAGGCTGGAAAAGATCAGAAGCAAGTCAAGGCGACATTGTTTTCTTTCAGTTAGGTGGGATAGTCTTAGCATTATACCCAAAAGAAAAGCTAGCAGAAGATGTCACCGTTCCATCCAATGGAAATGGCTTCTCGGGAATCACAATCGCCTACAATACCAAATCAGAACTAGAAGTGGATGAAGTATTAAAAGAAGTGGAAATGCTAGGAGCTAAAATCATTAAACCTGCCCAAAAAGTATTCTGGGGAGGGTACAGTGGCTACTTCAGTGACCCTGATGGTCACTTGTTTGAAGTTGCCTACAACCCATTTGTTGCGTTTGACGAAAATGACAACCTAAAACTGTAA